From the Microtus ochrogaster isolate Prairie Vole_2 chromosome 8, MicOch1.0, whole genome shotgun sequence genome, the window TGTACTGTGAGTTTGGCTGGAAGATTCCCTAAAGTCAATACAGCCATCAGAGGGCACAGCACAGCCTATCaggacacacacactgcagatcCATGGGCACCCAACACGCTTCTGCCACCACGAGCAAACATACACTACACTTTCTCCACGGCTGAGAGTCAgcagaagggaaagaatgaaCAAATGGCCCTTTCTTCGGGAAGTGTGCCACAAAGATAAGGGAATTCAcatcatatgtacatacatagttCAGATTTCCAagatttccatttgtttgttcctAGTTTGCTcaatacttttacattttctcCTTGCTAATCCCTGTAATATTTTAAGGTAGAAACTACTCCGATTTTGTAGTTGAGAAACAGGTCCATTAGATTAATTTGCCTACAATGACAAAGCTGAGGCTAGGGAAGGAAGTGCAGTTTTACCAGTCTGCAGAGGCTGAGCTCTTAACCCTCATGCATGCTCACCCagacatctcacacacacacctcactcatCCTCGTACAGACACCTTACACAACTCACAGTCCCCCCACTCATGCTCACACTCAGACACATTCACAtaaatttgcacacacacactacatacagatacacacagacagttatacataccacacacacagttacacacatatatacacttacCCACCCTCCcatacaacacagacacacatacatcaaAGAAACACACCATACGCACCACACACGGGACACACAGACATCGAACAGacacactatacacacagacacccacacactcacacatagacacaccatATACAAAGACATACTCACATACGGCACATGGACACATGCACTCACgcgtatacacacactcacaggcagacatacatatgtacagacacacacacacacacacacacacacaccacattcacacaAAGGCAGACACTAGGTTCAGGCAATAGGAATTTCAGTGACTTCGAGGGAACCCACAGTACCTATAGCAGAAGAGTCGGGGATGCTCTGCAGAGCAGGCTCTTGATAGAATCTGAAGGATCAATAATTCTACAAGGCATTCTTCCTTGTGGGGTAAGAACATGGCCCGGCTGTCCCTAAGTCATCCGCGAAGGATCTGAACAGCCTGGAAAATGCTCTGGTGAGGCTTTATGATTAGAATACATTCTGAGCAGTTGTGGGGGAGAATTCTACTCTGCTCTTATCTCACTCTtcagcaataattttaaaatgaattaaaaaccaaacaaatctctGCTTCTAAATAAAACCAGGAGAAGATCataaactactttaaaaattacagcaCCCgccaaagaagaaaatgtctctagCCTAAGAAACTGGGCcaaacttacaaaaataattgtaCCATGAAACTAAGTTTCAACTTATAAGTAGAGAAAAAgtcctaaagaaaaataaataacaaaggaaaaaatgagcCAGACAGCACATGAGAAAACAAATCGCAAGGTTTTAGTTCTAACAGTTAGTTCACGATTTCAGTAAAAACACtcatttatagatttttttctactatGAAATTAAAGTGGCGGGGGGAGAAAACTGCCAGTTGAATTTTTTGTGtgaatttctttctgaaattacAATCATTTGCATGCAAGAGAATATTTACTGTGAAGTGCTTCATAATAACTTattagggaaggaagggggaggtgaCCTTTTGCTCCAGTTGCTTTCTGGCCTTAAGGATTCAAGTCCTTCTGACAGACCTCCCTCCGCCTGTCTTtctgctgtctgtctttctgctgtctgtctttctcccatCTGAATTTCCTGTCTGAACTTCTTCCGTCTGTCTTCTCTCCATCTGACTTTTCTCCCTTCCAACTCTGGTTCTGCTCCTTCGATCCTTTTCACCCCTCTCCAATCAgggccccacccccagtgctccACTGAAATAACTCGCATTTAGAAAGTAACCTGCAACTCCCACGTCACTGAGCCCCTGAGCTCAGTGACCAGTTCTCATCCTACCTGCACTGGACACACACAATCACTAACCGTGCCCATTTCTCCCATGTCTTCCAGAGTGCAGCACTCTCTTGGTTTTTCTACTTCCCGCATcgctccttctccatctctcttgcTGAAGTTTCAGCGTCACAATGTACTCCAAGGCTTAGTTATTACTCTCTTTACCAATGCCTAACTCTTTAGCAGACTCATCTGGTTTCAACTTTAAATGCACTGGCAGACAGTTGATGAGTGTGTATTTGCAAAGTAGCCCTTTTTCCTGAACTCCAGACTTGCTCATCATCATCTAGTTGCTTGTTTGACCCCACTCctattgtgggacaatggtcttttatcctgtcacttgtattatttttaataaaatgctgattggccagtagccaggcaggaagtacaggcgggGCAAcagcaaccagacaggaagtagaggtgtggcaTCGAGAactatgggaagaggaaagattcagtctacagtcgtcatccagacacagaggaagcaagaggtgactgcctcgctgaaaaaggtaccagccacgtggctaacacagacaagaataatgggctaacataagatgtaagaaagagttaataagaaacctgagctaacaggccaatcagtttatgattaatgtagacctctgtgtgtttctttggggctgaacaactgtgggactgGACTGgccagaaacctcagtcaacacactCCCACTGGATGTCTATTAAAGATtgccttaaacaaacaaaaacaaaatatccaaaatgtgaGTATCAATGATGTGTGTTTCCACAACCATAGCCCTGAAATCCCACTCCACTCACAGATTTCCAAGTCTCAGGTGATGGCAGCCCCAGTGTGTTCTGCTGCTGAGGTTCAAATCCACAGAATTGTCCTTGATTTCTCTCTCCCTTGATCCTGTCTACCTTAAACCTGCCAGCAAAATATGCTGGCTCTACCCTTAAAATACATCTCAAATTTAACTACTACGTCTGTGTTCCCTACAATCAAATTTACCCAAACCATCATCATCTCATACCTAGGTTGCCAAAAAGCTTCCTAATGAACCCCATTTTTACCCTGCCCCTTTCCCTAAATCTATTCTCAACTTTGCAAGAGTGTCCCTTAACAAAAACCTAAAATGGATCACGTCATTCCTATGCTTAATCCCTCTGgtggctctccctctccctcaagATCAAAGCCAATAATCCCATGCCCGCCCCCATGTTTGGAACTCTCTATCCATCACTTCTCTAATCCCCTCACAGCCAATTTTTCCTTTCAAGCAATCTATTTCTAAATCTTAAACCTCCTTATTGTTCTTAATACATAGAAAATGATActttacatatatgcacacacacagaatcccCCCCcctctttagaaaagaaatgtgTGTTGTGCTGACCAGGGAGTTTGGCTTCTCACATGAACATATGCCAAGAAACTAGCCAGTGGGAGGCTTAGAATAGGTTTTCGAATCAAAATTGCTTAATGAACTCTTAGGAAGCTATTAAGAGCTCAGCCACGTGACTAGACTCCTTCTGCTACGAATCTTACTGCATTCCTCTCACTTAAAGACACAGTGTCCCCAAGTAAGTGCTTAATGACCAGGTTTTCAATCAATTGCTGTCAGTCAATGGGAGAAGGAGAATCTCACCCATAAATATCACaaagtcaaaaccaaaacaaaaaaaaaatgtcactcaTTCATCCACTTATCCATTGATTCATTTACTTAATAAAAACTTGGGTAATTAATGTGCTATGCTCAGGTCTTAGGAACAAAAGTAAAAGACTGAGTTCTGACTTGCATGGGAAAAAGGCAAGGAATTACACAAACAACATGTAGTCCACTGTGGTTTGGATAAGGAAAGGTCCTGTCTATGTGATGATTCTCAAAGAGAGTCCTGGGAGGACCAAAGGCCATCAGAACCACTGTGCCCCTTTAGGTAAGTTTTAAAGAGTTAGTTAAAGGGCCAACTGGGgtgcaggagaaaggagaaagtcatGTTGAGGAGAGGACAGACATCCTTGCCAGAAAGCACAGGCAGCCGTGGGAGCAGGAACTTCAGGCAACTGTGTGGGAAGTCCTGGGATCCAGGGGCTATGTGGAGGAGGAAGGCTGTCTCTCACGCTGCTTGCTTTGATTTAATCTTAGAATTAAGTGGCAGTCATTAGAGGTACACACGCACGCTCATTTCAGAAGTCTCTGTAGTAAGCAGTATGGTAAATGAGGCCTTGAGGACAAATGAAATTTCAATTCAGGtgtaagagttgttttttttttttttttaaaagaaatgctaaGAGTGAATTGTAATTCTTGATCTCAAGCCACCTGGTACTTAATACTATTGTCTTTATTTGCTACCTCCTCCTCCAGTGGACTCAAAATAGCGAACAAGGGAGTGACTTGAAGTAATTCCTAAACATATCCTGACTTTAAATCTTAGAGGAAGGTTGAAACGAAGAATAAATACATGTTCAGGACAGCCACACTATCACTCTCCTCCTCACAGAGAAGTCCTGTGGGACAGCTCCTTCCAGACGACATTTACTGATGCTAAAAGAAATACCTGCTCCTTCAGTGACAGCCCATAGATTTCACTCAGAGGGACAGGCACTGACTCTGAATAGCTATTTGTCACTCGAGTTTCGGTGATCCTGCATGGCAAGACTGAAATCTTTCTTTGTCCTTTAAGTGAGGGAGAAGAATAATTACCTCAAACAACTAACTTGCTTCGCTAGGGCAGCAAGGCTCTTTCTCCATTGTCTTGGTCCACAGCTGCCTGTTTAAGTCAACCTTAGAGGGCAGTCAGGCCATGGGGACCCCAGTAGGCAACTGGAAGAAGAGCCACGGTGGTCCTGTGTCTCACTGCCACAGACGTGAAAATGGGCTCTTGGGTTCCCATTTTGAAACATGTTGACTTATTTTTTGTTAACAAGTGATTTTTATGCTGCTACCAGTATTCTAGAAGTTCAAAAGGgacaaattaaaaattaggaaCAAAAGGCTTGTGGCACAGCTACCACATCCATTATAGCTGCCTCTTGAAGGGCAGAAGTTGAGATGGAGGAGtttgttaaaaatcaaaatataaagcGCTATAAAAGTGCAATCATTAGCtgagcagtgatggtgcacacctttaatctcagcagaggcagaggcaggtggatctctcggagttcgaggccagcctggtctacaaaagctatttccaggacaggctccaaagttacagagaaaccctgtcttgaaaaccaaaccaaaataaaacaaaacaaaaagagtgcAATAgttcctgtttgtgtgtgtctgtacatgtgtgtccaCATTTCAGTAAGccttgtaaaaaagaaaaaaaaatccagcctaCCTAtttaagaaaactgagaaaggaaacaggggaggaagtgggagtaTGTATTAAATGGCATTGAATTCAAAGGGTTCAGTAAGGGACATGATGTGACATTAATGCTAATTACCAATTCTCAAATATATTCAAAGGGAAATTTGCTTGGTTTGAACCCTTTTTACTCACCAATGAGGTGATATTTCTTCTATGAAGTAAagttaaaaaatgagaaaagtttcTCAAAGACTCCACATTTAAATGTCTTATGGAGGGCTATGGGGGTGCGTCTGTAAAATAAGTGAAACTTATCATTTAGGTATAAGAAGTttgggattatttttaaattctactatgttttcctttaaaattttacctttttaacTTACAGAggtatttttggagacagggtctcactgtataccACTGTCCGTGCTATacggaccaggctggcttcagactcagagagatctgtgtctgctcctgcctcctgagtgctgggattaaatgtgtacaaGAGAgtgttttcccctttttcttttcttttttaagggcaGAGGAGGAGCAAGGAGAGAAGACTCAAATTGGTTCTTCCTCTATTTCATAGAAacagtaaatataaaaacaactgaatcaatttaaattacatataacgaCGTCTATAATCCATATTCAACAGGATAACAaatcttatatttatttagacaaaacaataaaagggGGAGGGTTTGAGTATCTCTTATGGTTTCAAATAGCAAATCAGTTTAAAATGTGAAGCTTGGAATGATTTCCTTACACACGTCAGTATTTCACCACTGATGAAAGACAATCTTCCTGATCATTTCCTGGAACACAatcattctaaaataaatatatcatttgaCTTAAAAACAGAATGGTAACACTCACACAATTAGCAAGTACGTTAAGTAACTGGGAAACAGTCttcttgaataaaataaataaccaaggaaaaaacaaaaaggaacaaaattcaaaagggaaaaattaaaaatggcgttttaaatgacaaaatttgATTTTCTCATATTAGTCATAGCAAATTCATACTATCTGCCTCAGAGGGCTATCATAAGGGTTAAAcagtgtggtgtatatgtgtgtgtgtgtgtgggggggtgttaaTGAAAATGGTGCCTGAGCCCATATTGAATGCTGCATGGAAATAGTCCAGATATAAACAATATACAATACTGATACTCACAAAAATTTATGTTGCTAGATGACTCTGACCTCCCCACCTGGTACGGCAAAGGGTCCTGAGAGAACTGTCATCTGAACTGTTTACTTCACTGAAGAAAGTACCCAACGTCTCTAAAATGTGGAGCAAGCAGTAGCCATGAGAGAAGAATCGGTGCTCTGGATTTGAAAAGGAAGGATGACAACTAGAGCTAAAACGGAAAAATAAGACTTGTTCTGCAGTTTCAGTGAGCTGGACCCAAATCCGGGGGAGGTTACAGAGGGAAAGAACTGCTCAGAAGCACACGATAATGACAGCTGCCAGCTCCATGTCCCTTCACTGTTCCGTACTGCCCCTGAACCACAGCAGCCTGGCTCTGCAATCCATTCATAACCACTGCAACCAGCAGCGAAGCTTCCAGCTTTGGACTCCCAGGCAAGTGTCCTCACCATTCCACCCCTATTTCCTCATTCAGAAAACAAGGATTAAGACCATCTCAGTAAACGGtaaaataattacattgaaaACTAGCCCCTAAAAATGCTGGATACACAGAGAGCAGTTCATTacattttacataaatattattttaatttttcagaaaaaaaatacttagatgTCAACAAACTGTGTCTTGGTTCTTAGGGGCAGTACGATACAAATGTCTACCAAGTAAGTGGAGTTCAGGTGGAAGCTTGCCTCTTGGGCTGTCCTTCTAGCTAAATAAGATCAACTGtgaaaaattatagttaaaaGTGCTACAATGAGACCAGGTTCTCCATATTCATTGGTGTGACAGGTTATAAGGTTAGATCATGAATAGGATCCCACTCATCCTCTGACCATCCCCAACGCCTCTCACTCAACTGTACTTTCCCAGGAACGTGCTCACATTAACTAGTAGCTACTTAGCTGACTCCCAAACCTAGTCAGTTCAGCTCACCTCTGTGCGGATGCGAACAGAATCCAGTGTGGCCTGGCTAGCCCTCTATTCATTCTTAAGCCTCTCCTTTAGCCATTCTCAGGCCATTAATCATTTAGTTCACTTCTGACCCTAAGTTCCTCATTAACTAGATGGAGGAAGCAGATGCGAAGCTAATTTACTACTGATCATATGTGTAGTCTTCCTCCATACCTCTGCTCCCCAAACCACTGCAAAAGCAAACCAACAGCTGCAGTGTCTTTGCCAACCTTTTCATTCCGGTCAAAGAAAACCAGGTTTCTAGCCCTGCTTTCCAAGGGcaagtcttttcttttctgataccCACTTAGGACTGTAATTTACATTGCCTTCCCTGCCTCATCTTATAGCAACTTCCTCTCTCTAATTTTCTACCAatttccccttaccccccccccaaaaatacaGGGGGAAAAGTCCAGCCTTTCCTACCAACTATCTCAAGTGGTCTCTTGAGGTAGGTAGGTTGTGTAATGGGTTGAACTAATCAATGTGACTCGCTGGAAGGCAACCTGATCCAGGTCCTTCTGGAGGGCATGCACTTTTAAGTATGCTTAAAAGTCCCAGCATCCAGCAGCCCTCTGGTTTAGTAACCAGTTGTGATTTCGTTCATTCACGATATATATTTTACacccacaagaaaagaaaatatactgcAGAAGTTTATTAGATATGACAAAATGGCCCTTTAACTAAGTGCTGTTAATTGCTTTAGGTCAGAATTACTGAATTGGCAACACTAATatcttaaaaatgtgtttttggaAGCAAATGTCCACGTGAGCTAAGGAGGAATAGTTAAAGTTGCTATGGTGATGTAAATTACTCATACAAACGCTGAGTCTTAGCTTACTTAAGATTTACCACCTACAGAAAAGCAGcagtttagaaaaataaaggcCTTCATAGATTGTAGGAAAACGACCTGGCGAAAGGAAGCAGTAAGAGTGAATATCAGgcatttaaaaagcagaaagagagggctggagagacagctcaaaggttaagagcactggttgctcttccagaggacccgagttcaattcccagcactcacatgaaagctcacaacagtctgtaactccagttatcATAGACCAGATCTGAGGCTCTATTCTGGTTTCCGTGGGCGCCAGGCATGCACAAGGTGCACAAatatacacgcaggcaaacacccatatacatataaataattttttcaaaagagGATAGCTAACTAGCGAGGgtggaacaaaaacaaaacaaacaaacaaaaacaagaaagaggcaGGGGCCAATCCTTCAGAGCCCTGAGCCAGAACCGATGCATTTTGtacactcataaaaataaaaaacaagcaataCTAAAAGGGTAACGCTGAGCAAACGAACAGACAGCAGACAGGAGTGAGGATGCTGAGCACCACTGGGAGAGCAGCCCAAGAAGGATACAATAGCCTGGATCTTGCTGGCAGCAGAGATTGAAACCGGGAGTTAGATTCCAGGAGATAAAATCAGTAAGACCTAGTGAGTGATTAAAGATGGGGTGAAACAAACAGAGAACTGCCAATGCATACTGATGCCCTGCATCTACATGCACATATCTATGCAGGGAAATGCAGAGCATCACAGCTTGCAGAGTGCACACCAAACTGTCAGCAGATGTTACCTGTAGGAAGAGACAATGAAGTTTACATAGTAAATGGCAGATTTTtaactatatacatgtatacattacTTAAGTATTTTATAATCTATACACAGTTTTCAGTCGAAGTTCATGTGGAATTAAAAAGTGGAGGAGGGCTGGTtcaagatgggtcagtgggtaaattTAGGCTCCTGCTGCCAAGTGGAGCCAAcactgtgaaaggagagaatcagttCACACAAACTGCTTTCTgacttcatatgtgtgtgtatgcatgtgcacaatgcatgtatacacacacacacacacataaacaaacttaaaaaggCATTTGCTGGAATATCATTGGGGGAGAAAGAACAATCTACCAAAAAACAAGACATGACAACTTGCTGACACCCCTGGTGACTTGAGTGACTCTCAGAATGCACAGGATGAAAGGAATGAACTCTGCacactgtcctctgaccacagtgtgtgtgctgcacacatgtacacacatatacaaacacatccaTTTTAAAAGTGCAAACATGAAAGAATATGTAATCTATTTAGGGATTACCAAGAAGTCTAGTCTCTgcagcagcaggagggaggggagtTCTGAGACGAGAGGACTGGAGTTCCTTTCGGGAACAGCCACACCACTACAGGTCACTACAGTCAGAAACTATACAGAACTACCTAAACTATCAGGAgagaaataatatagtttttgagcaTGAACGTGAAAGAAATCAAGTTTATAATGTATTAAGATTATTCGGGAGCCAGTGTGAAGAGCAAGCCATAAGGTAGGTGAGACACAGGAAGGCAGGTGACGAGGGGAGCTGGAATAGAACACgagacacactgagacacactTTAGAAGAAACTGACAGAACTTGGTGGTTACGCTGTATTTGACAGGAAGAAGTCAGATGTCACATGGCATCCAGTTTAGGAAATGAGGCATCGATGGCATCAACCTGCAAGAACACATCAAATGTGGCGGTGAATCTTGTTTTGAAGTTATTAAAGTTCCTCTATAAGTAGGTCAAGCACCCCACAGCAAACTGGATATATTGTAAGTTTAAGCTGAGGAACAATCAGGGTGTCAGCAAAATACACTATTACCCAGAAATgttacacatacagacacaaccTTACCCTTGATGTTATTTCACTGAAACTTGATGCAACTGTCAAGAGTTGACCAGTTCCATTTATTCTCATAGTTGTAAAAATTCCATATAATTCTTAAAATCTGTAGGCAATgactttaaaaatgagtttttgtCATGGTCTTTCTTAAGGtattatttttaaccttttcctGTTGATCTGTTATTCATTTcacctgtctgtctgcttgccttGTCTATCTAGGATAGATGAAGTATTATAAAGTACAATATAAAAACTATTTTCCATTTATCTTAATCGCAAAAGAAAAGCACTCCATAACTGCACTTTCTAAGTGATGATGACACGTTGCGACTCTCCACTGATCTCCTGTACACCATCGGCCTTCAAGTAACATTTCTACTGTTGCTAATGTAGCTCCAACAATAGAGATGCATCACTCCGTCAGAATCCAAGTCGGAGGTCTATGTCCTAGCTTGGTAGGGTGTAGGAAGTACCTGTTGGCAAGGAAAcagctgcttccttcctgagCAGGTGACAGATGGGCAGAGCAGAAAAGCAGCCAAATGCTGCTTTGGCTTCTCATTGGCAAGAATTTTAACAATCAAGACATGGCTGGATAGTAAAGTCTATCGATGATTGAGAGAATATCGTCTGTCTGGGTGTTCTCCCAACACTCAATGGGGTTTCCCAAACATCTACATTTCTCAAATGTTAAGTTTGTCATGGTAGCAAGAGCCCTGTCTTTGTCTTCTACAGTGAGCTAAGACAACAAGGCACAGTCCCATTGAACTTTGAGGATTATACCCAAGAGAATGCACTTTCtggttaaaaatgttttcaaaaagaaacttttcatttctgaagttATACTGGTGTGACTTCACTATTAAAATTTTGTTAGAAAATGTCCTtcttaaatgtttgcttttatatacttaattttaattttttaaaatatttgctgaaaaatgaaatatttctctttttggcATTTCCCCTCCCATCTACTCTTGTGCCCAGGACATTAAATATCCAAGGACCCTTAGGTTTACCAGACAACCAATGGACTGATATgactaacatttttctttaaagctgtaAGAAGGTAAGTTCTTCAAGAGATGGAAAACAGTAATcactaaaaacattaaaaattagtgTGCCATGAACTATGGAATTTTAAAACATCAGTTTACTAAACTGAAATTcaacatttatattttcatcagAACTTAATAATCCCATAAATAAATAGAGctctcaattatttaaaaaatcaagggATAACATATGTATTTAGACATATTAGCAGCGTAAAATGTATGCTTCAACACACTTATTGATAAAAAGTCCGAAAATATTACTACACTGAATTCAAGGGCGTCCGCAGGAACCTGACATAGAAATTCTCTAGAATAACATTTCAGGAACTtccaaaaaaagggggaaagagtcAAATAGGAAACAGCCTCAACTTAATCGACAAGGTTCAGTGCTTGCTCTAACttgattctgtctctctctccactgggggagggggattcaAGACGGGTGAATTACTTAGACGAAAGTTCATCTACTGGAATAAAGGGGGAGGCTGCTTGGGCAGGCGACACAGGAGAGTCGGTGGTAGTGCTGACTTTCGCTGGTGAGTTACAGGAAGATCCGGCACTGCTGCTGTTTCCATCCAGGGTATCGGAGGCTATGCACACGCCGGGGTCTGACAGCTGTGCAACGTCAGAAGACAGCATGTTGGTGATGCCCTGGAAAAATCTCTTTGGCTGATAATCAGTTtccatttcacattttcttttcaatggtCCAAGAACACTTGGTCTGATGCAGTTGATGGGACTCTGGCTTCGCCGGGTAGTAAACCGGGTGGTGGGGCTGGGAATAGGACTTGGAGGCAATCCGTTGCTACTCACAAAACTTTGCAAGGACGGTGAAAAACACTGCTTCCCAATTCCCCGGGTCGGGGACGGTGCTGGAGACACCGGAATGAAATCGATGCGCTTTGGAGAGGCGGATTTCTCCACGTCGTTGTCACTCAGGCTGAAACTTTCCTCCCAGGAGTGGCTTATCTGCATTGCGGTCTGCACCTCGCGCTCGTGGACCGTCTCTCGGTTGATCAGGTCCATGCCCTCCTCCTGTTTGATCTGGTGCAAGCGGCTGCTGTGCATGCGGACCGGCGAGGCCGGGAGCAGCAGGCCGTGGCGGCTCGGGAACGTCGTGCTGTTCCGCCTGGCGCTGGGCGCCTCGGCCTGGAAAACCGGCGAGGAGTCGCTGAGGCCGTGGATCAGGGGGGCGCTGTTAGATCTCCGGAGGCCCCCACCGCCCGGGCCACCGCCCTCCGCAGGGCTCGCGCCTGTGCCCGCGGGCAGCTCCAGGTCCAGCTCCATCTTCTCCTGAGCCATGTCTCGGCAGGGAGGCGGGGGCGGTGCTCAGTCAGGGCCCTGAGATTCCCATTCCCCGCGGCCGAaggccgccgctgccgccgccgccttAGAGAATCTGTCAGCAGGCTCGCGCCTCTGCGCATGCGCGCCCCGTCGCGCAGGCGCCCCGACACGCCCGTCCTCGCGGCGCCAGCTTAATGCGTCACTGCTGCGGCGCGCCGGCGGGGGAAGGGCTAGCGGTGGTTGGTTGGCTTGTCAGTTCGTTCCTTCCGCAAATAGTCACTGGGCGCGGGCTAGCGGGAAATCAGGTTGTAAAGGCCGCGGCGGTGAGAAGTCTATGTGAAGCAAGTATGAGCTCAGAAAGACGGGGCCCTTGGCGATGAGGGGCTTTATGATGGAGCGTGGGCTAGTCTGGGAGGGCTTCCGGAGGGAAGGGAACACAGTCTTCTGAGATCTAAAGGAGGCAACGGCGGCGCTTTGTAAAAACCGTCCTGGAAGAGGGAAGCCCCTGCTACCCAGCTAGGTGGCAGACGGGAACCAGAAGTGTTAGCCTGGTGGTGGACAAGAGCAAGTTCTGGTCTTTCTTGATAACAAGGAAAGCTCCCAGGCGTTCTCAAGGAACGGCAGAAGGGTACGGTAGCAGCCGAACTGTTCTTTGGCTGCGGTCTGGAGAGTAAGACATTGGGGTGATTAGAACCTACAGGGAGAAGGCCAGAGAGGACGGTAATTTACACGAAGGCAGAGTCTGGGGCGGGAGGGGGGAAGAATAAGCACATTTAAGGCTGGGAGGGAGAAGCTTTCTGACTTTCTAAATCGTCATATTTCTGCCACTAATGTTCACTCAGCATGGGAATTAAACGAATGGAAAAATAGATACATCTTTAAAGGAACAACAGGTTTTGGCATATGTAATTGACACAGAACTT encodes:
- the Fam122a gene encoding protein FAM122A, producing MAQEKMELDLELPAGTGASPAEGGGPGGGGLRRSNSAPLIHGLSDSSPVFQAEAPSARRNSTTFPSRHGLLLPASPVRMHSSRLHQIKQEEGMDLINRETVHEREVQTAMQISHSWEESFSLSDNDVEKSASPKRIDFIPVSPAPSPTRGIGKQCFSPSLQSFVSSNGLPPSPIPSPTTRFTTRRSQSPINCIRPSVLGPLKRKCEMETDYQPKRFFQGITNMLSSDVAQLSDPGVCIASDTLDGNSSSAGSSCNSPAKVSTTTDSPVSPAQAASPFIPVDELSSK